A stretch of Geomonas oryzisoli DNA encodes these proteins:
- a CDS encoding 4Fe-4S dicluster domain-containing protein, with product MPEQREEGCVSRRQFLKRGTLAPLALALAAAGGASVFLRPGEARGFVLRPPGAITLKRFLSACVRCGKCAQACPYRSIKLLDRGVGIGTPFIAAREVPCYLCPDLPCVKACPSGALDPQTTAVEKVRMGTAQIVDREGCLSIRGLRCEVCYRQCPLIDQAITLEPRHNPRTGEHTIMEPVVHREKCVGCGVCENSCVLPKPVIVVRETVEVQRDSYDF from the coding sequence GTGCCGGAGCAACGAGAGGAAGGGTGTGTTTCGCGGCGCCAGTTCCTGAAGCGGGGGACTCTCGCGCCGTTGGCGCTGGCTCTCGCAGCGGCGGGAGGGGCGTCGGTATTCCTGCGCCCCGGGGAGGCGCGCGGCTTCGTCCTGAGGCCCCCCGGGGCGATCACGCTCAAGCGCTTTCTGTCCGCCTGCGTGCGCTGCGGCAAGTGCGCCCAGGCCTGCCCGTACCGCTCGATCAAGCTCCTCGACCGCGGCGTCGGCATCGGGACGCCGTTCATCGCGGCACGGGAGGTCCCCTGCTACCTCTGTCCCGACCTCCCCTGCGTCAAGGCCTGCCCCTCCGGCGCGCTCGACCCGCAGACCACGGCGGTGGAAAAGGTGCGCATGGGAACGGCGCAGATCGTGGACCGGGAGGGATGTCTCTCCATCCGGGGGCTGCGCTGCGAGGTCTGTTACCGCCAATGCCCGCTCATCGACCAGGCCATCACCCTGGAGCCGCGCCACAACCCGCGCACCGGCGAACACACCATCATGGAGCCGGTAGTGCACCGGGAGAAGTGCGTCGGCTGCGGGGTCTGCGAGAACTCCTGCGTGCTCCCGAAACCGGTGATCGTGGTGCGGGAGACCGTGGAGGTCCAAAGGGACAGCTATGACTTCTAG